In candidate division WOR-3 bacterium, the following are encoded in one genomic region:
- a CDS encoding FlgD immunoglobulin-like domain containing protein, with product RLAWQLPAGGRVRLTVYDASGRLVRTILSGELAAGRYQAYWDLTDEQGRRVANGLYLCRLETADHSVTTRAVLLH from the coding sequence CCGGCTTGCCTGGCAGCTGCCGGCAGGAGGCAGGGTCCGGCTGACCGTCTATGATGCGAGCGGGCGGCTGGTGCGCACTATTCTGAGTGGTGAGCTGGCAGCGGGCAGGTATCAGGCATACTGGGACTTGACCGATGAGCAGGGCCGGAGAGTGGCAAACGGGCTGTACCTCTGCCGGCTGGAGACGGCAGACCACAGCGTTACTACCAGAGCGGTGCTGCTGCACTGA
- a CDS encoding GAF domain-containing protein, with the protein MKYQAQLDEIQTLLRSSQRSEDAQARVVMALKKHFPQFSWVGIFRLIGKELVLGPFQGKFPSGYEKIPVGRGICGTVAVTMRTEVVPDVRADARYLTCFAETRSELVVPIIRDEKLWGEITIDASAPDAFTRDEIELVEKVAKLLAEHV; encoded by the coding sequence ATGAAATATCAGGCGCAGCTAGATGAGATTCAGACACTGCTCCGTTCGAGCCAGCGCAGTGAAGATGCTCAAGCCCGGGTGGTGATGGCGCTGAAGAAGCACTTCCCCCAGTTCAGCTGGGTCGGTATATTCAGACTGATCGGCAAGGAGCTAGTGCTCGGTCCGTTTCAGGGGAAATTTCCCTCCGGTTATGAGAAGATTCCGGTGGGCAGGGGAATCTGCGGCACCGTGGCGGTGACCATGCGGACCGAGGTGGTGCCGGATGTCCGTGCTGATGCCCGGTATCTGACCTGCTTTGCTGAGACGCGCTCCGAACTGGTGGTGCCGATTATCCGGGATGAAAAACTTTGGGGTGAAATTACAATCGACGCCAGCGCTCCCGATGCCTTTACCCGGGATGAGATTGAGCTGGTGGAAAAGGTGGCAAAACTGCTGGCAGAGCATGTCTGA